The Deferribacterota bacterium genome includes the window TAAAAAATTAAATATAAGGTTGACAAAACATAATATTATAATATATTTAATATATAAAAGATATAATTTGGAGGTATTCTATGTTATCAAAAAATAGTTTAGAAGGTAAAAACGAATATAATATAGCAGTTGTTGGTGCAACAGGAGCTGTTGGGATGACTTTTTTACGTATTTTAGAAGATCGGTCTTTTCCCGTTAATGAATTGAGATTATTGGCTTCTCATAGGTCTAAAGGAAAATCAGTGAATTTTAATAATAAATCATATGTGGTTGAAGAGTTAACTGAGAATAGTTTTGAGGGAATTGATATTGCATTTTTTTCTGCAGGCGGAAGTATTAGTAAAAAATATGCTAGGTACGCTGTAGAGGCAGGTGCTGTTGTAATAGATAATTCATCGGCATTTAGATTAGATAATGATGTTCCTCTTATTGTTCCTGAGGTTAATGGTGAAATGGTTTATAATCATAAAGGTATAATAGCAAATCCTAATTGTACTACCATAATAATGTTAGTTGCCTTAAAGCCACTTTACGATTATGCCAAAATCAAAAATGTAATTGCTTCTACTTATCAATCTGCATCGGGTGCTGGGGCAATGGCATTAAATGAGTTATTAGAACAAATAAATGCATATTCTAATAATAATACATTGGAGGTTAAATATTTTTCTCATCAGCTATTGTTTAATGTAATACCACAGATTGGGAGCTTCTTGGAAAATGGCTATACTGGAGAAGAGATGAAAATGGTAAATGAAACAAGAAAGATTATGAATGACAGTCATATAAAGGTATCTGCAACATGTGTGAGGGTTCCTGTATTGTCAGCTCACTCTGAATCTATAACTGTTGTTCTAGAAAGAGATGTTACTGTTGATAAGGCTAGAGAATTATTTAGCCAGGCAAAAGGGATTAAATTGGTTGATGATACTAAAAATAATGAATATCCAATGCCTTTATATGCTGCAGGCAAAGATGATTGTTTTGTAGGCAGAATAAGAAAGGATTTAGCATTTG containing:
- a CDS encoding aspartate-semialdehyde dehydrogenase, whose translation is MLSKNSLEGKNEYNIAVVGATGAVGMTFLRILEDRSFPVNELRLLASHRSKGKSVNFNNKSYVVEELTENSFEGIDIAFFSAGGSISKKYARYAVEAGAVVIDNSSAFRLDNDVPLIVPEVNGEMVYNHKGIIANPNCTTIIMLVALKPLYDYAKIKNVIASTYQSASGAGAMALNELLEQINAYSNNNTLEVKYFSHQLLFNVIPQIGSFLENGYTGEEMKMVNETRKIMNDSHIKVSATCVRVPVLSAHSESITVVLERDVTVDKARELFSQAKGIKLVDDTKNNEYPMPLYAAGKDDCFVGRIRKDLAFENALSFFVVGDQLRKGAALNAIQIAELLIKHKAALSV